In Opitutaceae bacterium TAV5, one genomic interval encodes:
- a CDS encoding cell filamentation protein Fic, with the protein MAIAEKESRQEVGNLALARFVGAPDTILRRRTCVAGARDREVTEDDRGVLRIERTLPLIYAPEAGDGMLGHVAFAMKHETVHLGLLAETFARIEPGVVASYVAASPTGAYARRIGYLYELLTGREIIGLLPDAQAIGGKYVPLLDETRMVTGAPQRVVRWKVEDNLLGGRDYSPTIERTPLAQAALTRDWAGEVARAVGGGESSGLLKRALQYLYRKETRSSFEIEREAPSVERVQRFIATLEQAGRLSVEETLSEARLTQLQRVIVDPRYAAEGFRTNQNYVGGNVRWEPVVHYVSPPPALLPELMAGLASAAARLAVAEPVAQATVAAFGFVFHHPFEDGNGRIHRFLIHDTLVRRGVVPGGMALPVSAAILEDMAAYDRTLEAYSTVVGEVARYTLADGGALAVTNPDEAAWVWRYPDLTPQVEYLGRAMDKAVQMVPEEVNFLVSYDELWRKAKQVVDMPDARLADLLSRVHENGGALSSNKRKQRFRELTDSEVAQIEAAYGDVFKPRPGQGGVEDAEG; encoded by the coding sequence ATGGCCATTGCTGAAAAAGAATCCCGACAGGAGGTCGGAAACCTGGCGTTGGCGCGTTTTGTGGGCGCCCCCGACACGATTCTGCGCCGGAGAACCTGCGTGGCGGGAGCGCGGGACCGCGAAGTCACCGAAGATGATCGTGGCGTGCTGCGGATCGAGCGAACTTTACCTTTGATTTATGCTCCGGAGGCAGGCGACGGCATGCTGGGTCATGTCGCGTTCGCGATGAAGCATGAGACGGTGCACCTGGGGTTGCTGGCGGAGACCTTTGCCCGGATAGAGCCCGGGGTGGTTGCGTCCTACGTGGCGGCGTCGCCGACCGGGGCGTATGCTCGCCGGATCGGGTATCTCTATGAGTTGCTGACCGGCCGGGAGATCATCGGCCTGCTGCCGGACGCGCAGGCCATCGGGGGCAAATATGTTCCGCTTCTGGATGAGACGCGCATGGTGACCGGCGCTCCACAACGGGTGGTTCGCTGGAAGGTGGAGGACAATTTGCTGGGCGGTCGCGACTACAGTCCGACCATTGAGCGGACGCCGCTGGCGCAAGCGGCGTTGACGCGCGATTGGGCGGGAGAGGTGGCGCGAGCGGTGGGTGGAGGCGAAAGCTCCGGACTGCTCAAGCGCGCGTTGCAGTATCTTTATCGCAAGGAAACCAGGTCGTCTTTCGAGATCGAGCGGGAGGCGCCATCCGTGGAACGCGTGCAGCGTTTCATCGCCACGCTGGAGCAGGCGGGGCGGTTGTCGGTCGAGGAGACGCTTTCCGAGGCGAGGCTGACGCAATTGCAGCGGGTGATCGTCGATCCGCGTTATGCGGCGGAGGGCTTTCGCACCAACCAGAATTACGTGGGCGGCAATGTGCGATGGGAGCCGGTGGTGCACTACGTGAGTCCGCCGCCGGCTTTGTTGCCGGAGTTGATGGCCGGTCTGGCCAGCGCCGCGGCCCGGCTGGCGGTTGCCGAGCCGGTGGCGCAGGCGACGGTGGCGGCATTCGGCTTCGTGTTTCATCACCCGTTCGAGGATGGAAACGGGCGCATTCATCGGTTTCTGATTCACGATACGCTGGTGCGACGGGGCGTGGTGCCGGGCGGCATGGCATTGCCGGTGTCGGCCGCGATTCTGGAGGACATGGCGGCGTATGATCGGACACTGGAGGCATATTCGACCGTGGTGGGGGAGGTTGCCCGTTACACGCTTGCGGATGGCGGTGCGCTTGCGGTCACCAACCCGGACGAAGCGGCGTGGGTCTGGCGTTATCCCGACCTGACGCCCCAGGTCGAGTATCTGGGGCGGGCGATGGACAAGGCGGTGCAGATGGTGCCGGAGGAAGTGAACTTCCTGGTGAGCTACGACGAGCTTTGGCGAAAAGCGAAGCAGGTGGTGGACATGCCGGACGCCCGCCTGGCGGACTTGCTGTCCAGGGTGCATGAAAACGGAGGCGCGCTCTCCAGCAACAAACGCAAACAGCGGTTCAGGGAATTGACGGATTCGGAGGTTGCTCAAATCGAGGCGGCTTACGGGGACGTTTTTAAGCCTCGCCCGGGACAGGGTGGGGTAGAAGATGCCGAAGGATGA
- a CDS encoding GCN5 family acetyltransferase, producing MHSFRSRADTVTRAPSHAFHLAFLTNARRLRAVVRVIQANTNTNYITHSEVIEHRAEHTRRWAHFRRSLLADDIRRAIHRQRRGEGGVLVATRGRSIVGVAVLLFDLKHRYGIVEDIVINEKHRGNGIGHRLLDESVRLMRDAELENVILESGIRNESAHAFFRRHGFREAAIMFLRRLETPD from the coding sequence ATGCATTCTTTCCGCTCCCGCGCGGACACTGTTACCAGGGCGCCCTCACACGCCTTCCATCTCGCCTTCCTCACCAACGCTCGCCGGCTCCGCGCCGTCGTCCGCGTGATCCAGGCGAACACCAACACCAACTACATCACGCACTCGGAAGTCATCGAGCACCGCGCGGAACATACCCGCCGCTGGGCCCACTTCCGGCGCTCGCTGCTCGCCGACGACATCCGTCGCGCCATCCACCGGCAGCGGCGCGGCGAAGGCGGCGTGCTCGTCGCCACCCGCGGACGCAGCATCGTCGGCGTGGCCGTGCTGCTCTTCGACCTCAAGCACCGCTACGGCATCGTCGAGGACATCGTCATCAACGAAAAACACCGCGGCAACGGCATCGGCCACCGGTTGCTCGACGAAAGCGTCCGGCTGATGCGCGATGCCGAACTGGAAAACGTCATCCTCGAGTCGGGCATCCGCAACGAATCCGCCCACGCCTTCTTCCGCCGTCACGGCTTTCGCGAGGCGGCCATCATGTTTCTCCGGCGGCTCGAAACCCCCGACTAG
- a CDS encoding ferredoxin, with the protein MANKADKWEQNSAGKFYVDSQCIDCDLCRETAPNFFSRYDDGGYSFVKAQPTTEEDIAQCMEALEGCPVEAIGNDGDE; encoded by the coding sequence ATGGCCAACAAAGCAGACAAGTGGGAACAGAATTCCGCTGGAAAATTCTATGTCGATTCGCAGTGCATTGATTGTGATCTCTGCCGCGAGACGGCGCCGAATTTTTTCTCGCGCTATGACGACGGAGGTTACTCTTTCGTGAAAGCCCAGCCGACCACCGAGGAAGACATTGCCCAGTGCATGGAAGCTCTCGAGGGATGCCCGGTCGAGGCGATCGGCAACGACGGCGACGAGTGA
- a CDS encoding sugar kinase ribokinase, whose translation MSFQQRALQELAAARASARPGQKNVVVGLDGFVDTIVTPVAQRTGQGDAFTAIGTITEFGQRVLSAAGKSTNIEFFPRMEKLGGNGPIMANALLAAGSALTYIGALGKDDAIHPVFADMAARSRVISLCAPAATTAVEFLDGKLMLGQMKSLDEITWAKLAEKPGEDELLRILAAADLVALVNWTMIPNMTGVFTELADRVLPKLPARPSGAPARIFFFDLADPEKRSAHDLVDALAAIARFEQHGQVTLGLNFKEAQQVYAALGLGVSEGDDEQNLRQTASAIRQKLALSTVVVHPRASAACATADGDFWVPGPFCEKPLITTGAGDHFNAGFTHGQLLGLSPEACLVTGVCTSGHYVRSAHSPSLADLETFLARWR comes from the coding sequence ATGTCATTCCAGCAACGCGCTCTCCAGGAACTCGCCGCCGCCCGCGCCTCCGCCCGCCCGGGCCAGAAAAACGTCGTCGTCGGTCTCGACGGTTTTGTCGACACCATCGTCACTCCGGTCGCCCAGCGCACCGGCCAGGGCGACGCGTTCACCGCCATCGGGACGATCACCGAATTCGGCCAGCGTGTGCTCAGCGCCGCCGGCAAGAGCACCAATATCGAATTCTTCCCGCGCATGGAAAAACTCGGCGGGAACGGCCCCATCATGGCCAACGCCCTCCTTGCCGCCGGCTCCGCCCTCACCTACATCGGCGCCCTCGGCAAGGACGATGCCATCCACCCCGTTTTCGCGGACATGGCCGCCCGCTCCCGGGTCATCAGCCTTTGCGCCCCGGCCGCCACCACCGCCGTCGAATTCCTCGACGGCAAGCTCATGCTCGGCCAGATGAAGTCTCTCGACGAAATCACCTGGGCCAAGCTCGCCGAAAAACCCGGCGAAGACGAACTCCTCCGCATCCTCGCCGCCGCCGATCTCGTGGCCCTCGTCAACTGGACCATGATCCCCAACATGACCGGCGTCTTCACCGAACTCGCCGACCGCGTCCTCCCGAAACTCCCCGCCCGCCCGTCCGGAGCCCCCGCCCGCATTTTTTTCTTCGACCTGGCCGACCCCGAGAAACGCTCCGCCCACGACCTCGTCGACGCCCTCGCCGCCATTGCCCGCTTCGAGCAGCACGGCCAGGTCACGCTGGGCCTCAACTTCAAGGAGGCCCAGCAGGTTTACGCCGCGCTCGGGCTCGGCGTCAGCGAAGGCGATGATGAACAGAATCTCCGCCAGACCGCCTCGGCCATCCGCCAGAAACTCGCTCTCTCCACGGTTGTCGTCCACCCGCGCGCCTCGGCCGCCTGCGCCACCGCCGACGGGGATTTCTGGGTGCCCGGCCCCTTCTGCGAAAAACCGCTCATCACCACCGGCGCCGGCGACCACTTCAATGCCGGTTTCACCCATGGCCAGCTCCTCGGCCTCAGTCCCGAGGCCTGCCTCGTGACCGGCGTGTGCACCTCCGGCCACTACGTGCGCAGCGCCCACAGCCCCTCGCTCGCCGACCTCGAAACATTCCTCGCCCGCTGGCGCTAA
- a CDS encoding dTMP kinase — MPLKKHIPTGKLISLEGPEGCGKSTQIARLAKHIQLLGRDVFCTREPGGTEIGEQVRNIIVHNSKGDEMTAETELLLFAASRAQLVREVIAPALLRGEIVLSDRFLDSSTVYQGVARNLAMDPVNLINQFAVGNVMPDLTIIIDVPPDVSLARIHQRASDLPDRMERENIDFYNKVREGYLLLAKGLPRKFLVVDGTQTEDEVEHFIWDEVQKLLVQPTVDAVS; from the coding sequence GTGCCTCTCAAAAAACACATACCAACCGGCAAACTCATCTCGCTCGAAGGGCCCGAAGGCTGTGGCAAGTCCACCCAGATCGCCCGCCTGGCCAAACACATCCAGCTCCTCGGCCGCGATGTCTTCTGCACGCGCGAACCCGGCGGCACCGAAATCGGCGAACAGGTCCGCAACATCATCGTCCACAACTCCAAAGGTGACGAGATGACCGCCGAGACCGAGCTCCTCCTCTTCGCCGCCTCGCGCGCCCAGCTCGTGCGCGAAGTCATCGCCCCCGCCCTGCTCCGCGGCGAAATCGTCCTCAGCGACCGGTTTCTCGATTCGTCGACCGTTTACCAGGGCGTGGCCCGCAACCTCGCGATGGACCCGGTCAACCTGATCAACCAGTTCGCCGTCGGCAACGTCATGCCCGACCTCACGATCATCATCGACGTGCCGCCCGACGTCAGCCTCGCCCGCATCCACCAGCGCGCCTCCGACCTGCCCGACCGCATGGAGCGCGAGAACATCGACTTCTACAACAAGGTGCGCGAAGGCTACCTGCTCCTCGCCAAGGGCCTCCCCCGCAAGTTCCTCGTCGTGGACGGCACGCAGACCGAGGACGAAGTCGAACATTTCATCTGGGACGAAGTCCAGAAGCTCCTCGTCCAGCCCACCGTCGACGCAGTCAGCTGA
- a CDS encoding DNA polymerase III subunit gamma/tau, which yields MSHASLPWPASVDGTPAIAVIERAIERRRLSHSLLVTGPDHDLLAAVALTLADRLLNSPELPPASHRPVHADTGNHPDLFELRPAGKMRQIGAEATRELIGKVQVSATAAHCKVAIIHECDRMHVSAANIFLKTLEEPPANTTLLLLTSRPYSLLPTIRSRCLNFRFPATGERPAPDGWEAWKEDYRSWLGRLSQGVADKKTVADAIFAACGLTARFGAILDFATADLWKKEKAGLPEDLKEDEREAIETGLSKGLRARLFADIEQVTSAFARQALLAGNLAMRHSVAEAISQLEHKVGLLNLNLDESAALEAFLLQSLRIWTRRPAA from the coding sequence ATGTCTCACGCTTCCCTTCCCTGGCCCGCTTCCGTTGACGGCACGCCTGCCATCGCGGTCATCGAGCGCGCCATCGAACGCCGCCGGCTCTCGCACAGCCTTCTCGTCACCGGCCCCGATCACGACCTGCTCGCCGCCGTCGCGCTCACCCTCGCCGACCGGCTGCTCAACTCCCCCGAACTTCCCCCCGCCTCGCACCGCCCCGTCCATGCCGACACCGGCAACCACCCCGATCTCTTCGAACTGCGCCCCGCCGGCAAGATGCGCCAGATCGGCGCCGAAGCCACCCGCGAGCTCATCGGCAAGGTCCAGGTGTCCGCCACCGCCGCCCACTGCAAGGTCGCCATCATCCACGAGTGCGACCGCATGCACGTCTCCGCCGCCAACATTTTCCTGAAAACCCTCGAGGAGCCGCCCGCCAACACCACGCTCCTGCTGCTCACCTCGCGCCCCTACTCGCTGCTCCCGACGATCCGCAGCCGTTGCCTCAATTTCCGCTTCCCCGCCACCGGCGAACGTCCCGCGCCCGACGGCTGGGAAGCATGGAAGGAGGACTACCGCTCCTGGCTCGGCCGGCTCTCCCAGGGCGTTGCCGACAAAAAAACCGTGGCCGACGCGATCTTCGCCGCCTGCGGCCTCACCGCCCGTTTCGGAGCGATCCTCGATTTCGCCACCGCCGATCTCTGGAAAAAGGAAAAGGCGGGACTGCCCGAAGACCTGAAGGAAGACGAACGCGAGGCCATCGAGACCGGCCTGTCCAAGGGCCTGCGTGCCCGGCTCTTCGCCGACATCGAGCAAGTCACCAGCGCCTTCGCCCGCCAGGCGCTCCTCGCCGGCAACCTCGCCATGCGCCATTCGGTGGCCGAGGCCATCTCGCAACTCGAGCACAAGGTCGGCCTCCTCAATCTCAACCTCGACGAATCCGCCGCGCTGGAAGCGTTCCTCCTCCAGTCGCTCCGCATCTGGACACGGCGCCCCGCCGCGTAG
- a CDS encoding GntR family transcriptional regulator, translated as MLAGDYGAGQRLPSESALVKRFGVSRPTAARALKELVLSGLVERRAGAGSFVVEKPLAAAGQRQLGLLIPQWETTEIFEMICGQLASLARTQDFAVQWSSARGRDRGSGKGAGEERAGEGQEAREAAELAQAERLCEEFIERKVGGVFFAPLELSRQQAEVNHRIGEKFRQAGIPLVLVDRDMERFPHRGAFDVVGMDNVAAGHLVASHLLKLGCRRVTFFTRPMSAATVAARITGVREALVGAGLEWGAGGVIEGDPSDAAFVKSSLLKRKPEACICANDRTAAELLQTLLRAGVRVPHDLRVVGFDDVRYATLMAVPLTTVHQPCDEIAAVAFDAMLRRIADPLAPVCSFFVAPRLVVRESCGTYLPR; from the coding sequence ATACTGGCCGGTGATTACGGAGCCGGGCAGCGGTTGCCGAGCGAGTCGGCGCTGGTGAAGCGGTTTGGCGTGTCGCGGCCGACGGCGGCGCGGGCGTTGAAGGAGCTGGTATTGTCGGGACTGGTGGAGCGGCGGGCCGGGGCGGGGTCGTTTGTGGTGGAAAAGCCGCTGGCGGCGGCGGGGCAGCGGCAACTCGGCTTGTTGATCCCGCAGTGGGAAACGACGGAGATTTTCGAAATGATCTGCGGGCAGCTCGCGAGTCTCGCGCGCACGCAGGATTTTGCGGTGCAGTGGAGCAGCGCGCGCGGACGCGATCGGGGAAGCGGAAAAGGAGCCGGGGAGGAGAGGGCGGGGGAGGGGCAGGAAGCGCGGGAGGCCGCGGAGCTGGCGCAGGCGGAGCGCTTGTGCGAGGAGTTTATCGAGCGCAAGGTGGGCGGCGTTTTTTTCGCTCCGCTGGAGCTCTCGCGGCAACAGGCGGAGGTGAATCACCGGATCGGCGAAAAGTTCCGGCAGGCGGGCATCCCGCTCGTGCTGGTGGATCGCGACATGGAGCGTTTCCCGCATCGTGGGGCTTTCGATGTGGTGGGGATGGACAACGTGGCCGCCGGCCATCTGGTGGCCTCGCATCTGTTGAAACTGGGGTGCCGGCGCGTGACGTTTTTCACGAGGCCGATGTCGGCGGCGACGGTGGCGGCACGGATCACGGGCGTGCGGGAGGCGCTGGTCGGAGCCGGGCTGGAATGGGGCGCCGGGGGCGTGATCGAGGGCGATCCGTCCGATGCGGCATTCGTGAAGAGCAGCCTGCTGAAACGCAAACCGGAGGCATGCATCTGCGCCAACGACCGGACGGCCGCGGAGCTGTTGCAGACATTGCTGCGGGCGGGGGTGAGGGTGCCGCACGATTTGCGGGTGGTGGGCTTCGACGATGTACGCTACGCCACGCTGATGGCCGTGCCGCTGACGACGGTGCACCAGCCATGCGACGAGATTGCGGCGGTGGCGTTTGATGCGATGCTGCGCCGCATCGCCGATCCGCTGGCCCCGGTCTGCAGTTTCTTCGTCGCGCCGCGGCTGGTGGTGCGCGAATCGTGCGGCACGTATTTGCCGAGATGA
- a CDS encoding MFS transporter has protein sequence MQPASHPTSILPLPGAAPAAPASPNRFLLTCALVAALGGLLFGFDTVVISGAQAQLKEKFALSGFMQGFMTASALIGTVIGSLIAGKPGDLYGRRRCLAWSGILFFVSAVGCGLAWDFRSLIAFRIVGGLGIGASTVICPLYLAEISPAQWRGRLGAFFQFNIVLGILLAFLSNYLIGLLDTGAIEWRVKLGVEAFPALAFWLLLRGIPESPRWLVMRGRPDEAREILQQTGAADTDAQVAAIQASLHEETSAQQLREPLFRRLHALPVFLAVSVAMFNQLDGINALLYYLNPIFAMAGFDKVSGDLQSVVIGVMNLVFTMLGMAIIDRVGRKPLLVAGAIGTGLCLIGVAWIFQINRFQGALVYLLVGYIACHAFSQGAVIWVYISEIFPNTVRAKGQALGSFTHWIMAAAISWVFPIFAKNAGEPGAGLPFWFFAAMMALQVVVVLRYFPETKGVPLEEMQARLRRGPRQDFQTGCRETHEKTRQTLSPES, from the coding sequence ATGCAACCCGCCTCCCACCCGACCTCCATCCTGCCTCTTCCCGGAGCGGCCCCGGCCGCCCCTGCCTCGCCCAACCGGTTTCTGCTGACCTGCGCGCTTGTCGCCGCGCTCGGCGGGCTCCTCTTCGGCTTCGACACCGTCGTCATCTCCGGCGCCCAGGCGCAACTGAAGGAAAAATTTGCGCTCTCCGGATTCATGCAGGGCTTCATGACGGCCTCCGCCCTCATCGGCACCGTCATCGGCTCGCTCATCGCCGGCAAGCCCGGCGATCTCTACGGGCGCCGCCGCTGCCTCGCCTGGTCCGGCATCCTCTTCTTCGTTTCCGCCGTCGGCTGCGGTCTTGCGTGGGATTTCCGGTCGCTCATCGCCTTCCGCATTGTCGGTGGGCTCGGCATCGGCGCCTCCACCGTGATCTGTCCGCTCTATCTCGCCGAAATTTCTCCGGCGCAATGGCGCGGGCGGCTCGGCGCGTTTTTCCAGTTCAACATCGTTCTCGGCATCCTCCTCGCCTTCCTCTCCAACTACCTCATCGGCCTGCTCGATACCGGCGCGATCGAGTGGCGCGTGAAACTTGGCGTCGAGGCGTTCCCCGCCCTCGCCTTCTGGCTCCTGCTCCGGGGCATCCCGGAAAGCCCGCGCTGGCTCGTCATGCGCGGCCGCCCCGACGAGGCCCGCGAAATCCTGCAACAAACCGGCGCCGCCGACACCGATGCGCAAGTCGCAGCCATTCAGGCCTCCCTTCACGAGGAAACCTCCGCACAACAACTCCGCGAACCGCTCTTCCGCCGCCTTCACGCCCTCCCCGTCTTCCTCGCCGTGTCCGTCGCCATGTTCAACCAGCTCGACGGCATCAACGCCCTCCTCTACTATCTCAACCCCATTTTCGCGATGGCCGGCTTCGACAAGGTCTCCGGCGATCTCCAGTCCGTCGTCATCGGTGTCATGAACCTCGTGTTCACCATGCTCGGCATGGCGATCATCGACCGCGTGGGCCGCAAGCCGCTGCTTGTCGCTGGCGCCATCGGCACCGGGCTCTGCCTGATCGGCGTGGCCTGGATTTTCCAGATCAACCGCTTCCAGGGCGCGCTTGTGTATCTTCTGGTCGGCTACATCGCCTGCCATGCCTTCAGCCAGGGCGCCGTCATCTGGGTGTATATCAGCGAAATTTTTCCCAACACCGTCCGCGCCAAGGGCCAGGCGCTCGGCAGCTTCACCCACTGGATCATGGCCGCCGCCATCTCGTGGGTCTTCCCGATCTTCGCCAAAAACGCCGGCGAACCGGGCGCAGGCCTCCCGTTCTGGTTTTTCGCCGCGATGATGGCGCTGCAGGTGGTTGTCGTGCTACGTTACTTCCCCGAAACCAAAGGCGTGCCGCTCGAAGAAATGCAGGCCCGTCTCCGGCGGGGCCCACGACAGGATTTTCAAACCGGATGCCGCGAAACACACGAGAAAACACGCCAGACCCTGTCCCCCGAATCCTGA
- a CDS encoding carbohydrate kinase: MFHPFPAMRSFASALSVRADLLVFGELLWDLLPSGPQPGGAPANVAVQAQGIGVDSLLVSAVGDDNLGHEMLARLRAQGVRLDGIRTDPEAPTGTVEVTLSGNGIPSYHIRRDVAWDRIMATPALGDAAASARAFCFGSLAQRSPVSREALRALLARVPPGCVRFFDVNLRKPHPPPEIIQTSLEHTDVLKLNHEELPLVARWLDLPADEAGFARALHRRYPVRTILLTRGPDGATVFGSDHPPVEIPASPVKKIIDTVGAGDAFSAGFLAGLLKGFPAGEAAALGSDLAAEVCQTSGAWLPAGVAMEGYGSK; this comes from the coding sequence ATGTTCCACCCGTTCCCCGCCATGCGATCTTTCGCCTCCGCACTCTCCGTCCGCGCCGACCTCCTGGTCTTCGGCGAACTCCTTTGGGATCTCCTGCCCTCCGGCCCGCAACCCGGAGGCGCTCCCGCCAACGTCGCCGTGCAGGCGCAAGGCATCGGCGTGGACAGCCTGCTCGTCAGCGCCGTGGGCGACGACAACCTCGGCCACGAGATGCTCGCCCGCCTCCGCGCGCAAGGCGTCCGCCTCGACGGCATCCGGACCGATCCGGAAGCTCCCACCGGCACCGTCGAGGTCACTCTTTCGGGCAACGGCATCCCGAGTTACCACATCCGGCGCGACGTGGCGTGGGACCGCATCATGGCCACGCCCGCGCTCGGCGACGCGGCGGCCTCGGCCCGGGCCTTCTGTTTCGGTTCGCTCGCGCAACGTTCGCCCGTCTCCCGCGAGGCCCTGCGCGCGCTGCTCGCACGCGTGCCGCCGGGCTGCGTCCGCTTTTTCGACGTCAACCTCCGCAAACCGCATCCCCCGCCGGAGATCATCCAGACTTCGCTGGAACACACCGATGTCCTGAAACTCAACCACGAGGAATTGCCGCTCGTCGCCCGCTGGCTCGATCTGCCCGCCGACGAAGCCGGTTTCGCCCGCGCCCTTCACCGGCGCTATCCGGTGCGGACGATTCTCCTGACCCGGGGACCGGACGGCGCGACGGTGTTCGGGAGCGATCACCCGCCCGTCGAAATCCCCGCGTCGCCGGTAAAAAAGATCATCGACACCGTCGGCGCCGGTGACGCGTTCTCCGCCGGTTTTCTCGCCGGGCTGCTGAAAGGCTTTCCGGCCGGCGAAGCCGCCGCGCTCGGCAGCGACCTCGCCGCAGAGGTCTGCCAGACCTCCGGCGCGTGGCTGCCGGCGGGAGTCGCAATGGAGGGGTACGGCTCGAAGTAA
- a CDS encoding 50S ribosomal protein L17 — protein sequence MRHNKHHASLGVTREHRKAMLANMAVSLLNHGRIQTTLTKAKALRPFVEKVITKAKKASVKTEKKDAIHLRRLAVSDLRDETTVTQLFNEGVKEFANRPGGYTRIYKLGNRIGDAAGMALVELVKADDPGYGKKAKAKGKKSARKAEKPAEAPAAEAPAEAAPAAEAATEAPKA from the coding sequence ATGCGTCACAACAAACACCACGCCTCGCTCGGCGTCACCCGTGAACACCGCAAGGCGATGCTCGCCAACATGGCGGTTTCCCTGCTCAACCACGGTCGTATCCAGACGACCCTGACCAAGGCCAAGGCCCTGCGTCCTTTCGTCGAAAAAGTCATCACCAAGGCCAAGAAAGCCTCGGTCAAGACCGAGAAGAAGGATGCGATCCATCTCCGCCGTCTGGCGGTTTCCGACCTCCGCGACGAGACCACGGTCACGCAGCTTTTCAACGAGGGCGTGAAGGAATTTGCGAACCGTCCGGGCGGCTACACCCGCATTTACAAGCTCGGCAACCGTATTGGCGATGCCGCCGGGATGGCGCTCGTCGAACTCGTGAAGGCCGACGATCCCGGCTACGGCAAGAAGGCGAAGGCAAAGGGCAAGAAGAGCGCAAGGAAGGCTGAAAAGCCCGCCGAGGCTCCCGCTGCCGAAGCACCTGCCGAAGCCGCTCCCGCCGCCGAAGCGGCCACGGAAGCGCCCAAGGCCTGA
- a CDS encoding DNA-directed RNA polymerase subunit alpha codes for MPKRLGKFELPNKLTKVEEGSSDTYARFIAEPFEAGYGHTIGNSLRRVLLSSIEGSAISSIRIEGVNHEFQSIDGVVEDVTDIVLNLKKVLLISTKREPITLQIRVNREGPVTAADIQADANVTVVNPGQVICTIDRARAFNAEIEIKTGRGYYPGEQNKKEDQAIGVIAIDSLFSPVTLVKYAVENTRVGQITDYDKLNLEIWTDGRITPDDALKQSASILKHHIDVFDRVSGEAYEFENQQSEVSEEQNKLRKLLNMSVNEIELSVRAANCLNNANITTVGELAMKTEQEMLKYRNFGKKSLNEIKDKLEALGLALGMKFDERLLDTKKETT; via the coding sequence ATGCCCAAACGCCTCGGAAAGTTCGAACTTCCCAACAAACTCACCAAGGTCGAGGAAGGCTCCTCGGATACTTACGCCCGCTTTATCGCCGAGCCCTTCGAAGCAGGATACGGCCACACGATTGGCAATTCCCTGCGTCGCGTCCTTCTTTCCTCGATCGAAGGCTCGGCCATCTCCTCGATCAGGATCGAGGGGGTCAACCACGAGTTCCAGAGCATCGACGGCGTCGTCGAGGATGTCACCGACATCGTGCTCAATCTCAAGAAGGTGCTTCTCATCAGCACCAAACGCGAGCCCATCACTCTCCAGATTCGCGTGAACCGCGAAGGGCCCGTGACCGCCGCCGACATCCAGGCGGATGCCAACGTCACGGTCGTCAACCCCGGGCAGGTCATCTGCACCATCGATCGCGCCCGCGCCTTCAACGCCGAAATCGAGATCAAGACCGGTCGCGGTTATTATCCCGGCGAGCAGAACAAGAAGGAAGACCAGGCGATCGGCGTCATCGCCATCGACTCGCTCTTCTCGCCCGTGACGCTCGTCAAGTACGCGGTGGAAAACACCCGCGTCGGGCAGATCACCGATTACGACAAGCTCAACCTCGAGATCTGGACCGACGGCCGCATCACGCCGGACGACGCCCTCAAGCAGTCCGCCTCGATCCTCAAGCATCACATCGACGTGTTCGACCGCGTCAGCGGCGAGGCCTACGAATTCGAGAACCAGCAGAGCGAGGTCAGCGAGGAGCAGAACAAGCTCCGCAAGCTCCTCAACATGTCGGTCAACGAGATCGAGCTTTCCGTGCGCGCCGCCAACTGCCTCAACAACGCCAACATCACGACGGTCGGCGAGCTGGCGATGAAGACCGAGCAGGAGATGCTCAAGTACCGCAACTTCGGCAAGAAGTCGCTCAACGAAATCAAGGACAAGCTCGAAGCCCTCGGCCTCGCGCTCGGCATGAAGTTCGACGAGCGCCTGCTCGACACGAAGAAGGAAACGACCTGA